The following nucleotide sequence is from Gymnodinialimonas phycosphaerae.
TGTTCAGCAGCACCACCGGGCCGTTGCCGCCCCGCGCCTCTGCCGCCTCAAGCCCCACGTTGACGGCACCGATGAACCCGAGGTTCCGCGCTTGAGGCAAATGCGTGACCTTGCCGGGACGGGCGGCGGCCCAGGTCGTAAGCCAAGGGGCAAGCTCGGGATCAGTGGAGCCGTCGTCCACGGCGATCAGATGCCATGGCAAATCGGTATGCGCCTCCACCCGCGCGAGGCATTTCTGCAAGTAGGGCAGCGCGTTGTAGATCGGCAGGACGATCGTGATCTCGGCAGTCGCAACCATCGGAGCGCGCCGCGCAGAGAACCACGATGGATCGATGAGATGCCCCCGGGCCACGACCTCTAGACCCAGGTCGCGCTTCACGGCGGTCTTGGTCTGCTGCGAGGGCGTCCTGCGGTAGCGGATCAGCGCGGGCATGGCGCGGGCCAGGTCCCGCAGGAACGCCCGACGCAGGCGGCGGTGGGCTGACGCGGGTGCAGGTTCTGCCGGGTGGGGCAAGGGGACGGAGAATACGCCGCCGGGGCCCTCGACATGCAAGGTCAAAGGGCGCGCACCGGCGGGGACCGCGCCCTCAAAACCGGAGTCAGGCCGAATGCCGATCTGCGCTGCCACGTCGCCGCGATAGATGTCGGGGATCATCACCACTTCGCCGTCAGGCCATGTCACACGGATCCTGTCGGCGTTAGCCCAGCCGGTGATCTGGACCCGGTCATCGCGGCGCACGACCTGCTCGACCTGTCCGATACGTCGCCCAATACGCCCGAGGGCCACGCCCCTCAATCGGTCTTCATGGACCGCCGCATACCGCAGATAAAGCGCTTGGAGACGACGGAGCACCGCAGGTCTATCCTTTCGCGGTGGTCGCCAGATAGCGGCCGTATTGGGTCTTGCCGAATAATTTCGCGCGCTCGGCCAGACCGTCGGCGTCGATCCATCCCGCAGCGAAGGCGATCTCGTCCGGAGACCCCACCTGCAAGCCTTGCCGTTGGGTCAGCGTGCGCACGAAATTGCCAGCGTCCAGAAGGCTTTCATGGGTGCCTGTATCAAGCCACGCATAGCCCCGGCCCATGCGTTCCACCGTCAAGGCGCCTTCCTTCAGGTAGCTTTCCAACAGGCTGGTGATCTCCAACTCCCCCCTTGCGGAAGGGATGACGGCGGCGGCGCGTTCGGGCGCGGTGCCATCAAGGAAATAGAGGCCCGTGACCGCATAGTTTGACGGCGGCACCTCGGGCTTTTCGATAATCGAGGTCACGCTGCCGTCGGCGGCGAAATCGACGACGCCGTAACGCTCGGGGTCCGTCACGCGGTAGCCGAAGACCGTACCGCCCGTGGCGCGCGCATCGGCGGCGGCCAAGGCCTCCGGCAAGCCGTGGCCGAAGAAGATGTTGTCGC
It contains:
- the rfbA gene encoding glucose-1-phosphate thymidylyltransferase RfbA, producing MARKGIVLAGGSGTRLYPVTVGVSKQLLPIYDKPMIYYALSVLMLAGIQEIAIITTPEDQAQFQRTLGDGSQWGLSLTYIEQPSPDGLAQAYLLAKDFLNGAPSAMVLGDNIFFGHGLPEALAAADARATGGTVFGYRVTDPERYGVVDFAADGSVTSIIEKPEVPPSNYAVTGLYFLDGTAPERAAAVIPSARGELEITSLLESYLKEGALTVERMGRGYAWLDTGTHESLLDAGNFVRTLTQRQGLQVGSPDEIAFAAGWIDADGLAERAKLFGKTQYGRYLATTAKG